The genomic stretch GCTGATGGATGTGATGGTGCGGGTCGTGGTTTTCACCACGGTCCCGACATTTTGAAACGCGGCAAAATCGTGGGTGCCAAGGAGAATCGCCGCCGCTGATTCCATGGTCTCGAAATCAACATCGCCGCAGTTCCAGACAAACCGCCTGCGTTGGGGAAGGCAGAAGGCGGAATGGTGCCACAGGGTGTACTCGTACACTTTCCCCCGGGCCGAATAGCGGGCATGGAAATCGTCATCCACCACTTCGGAATGCAGGATGCGCACATCCTTGGGCATGTGACCGTTGAGGGCTCGCTGCCAGGGAATGGAGCACCAGTGGTCGTCGCAATTGAAGTGAGCCACCTGTCCCATGGCGTGCACGCCGGAATCGGTTCTGCCCGACCCATGAACCCGGGCCGGCGCATGGGTGATTTTCATGATCGCTTTTTCCACGACGCCCTGCACGGTTCGCTGGCGCGGCTGGAGTTGCCAGCCGGAAAAGTCGGTGCCGTCGTAGGCGACTGTGAGTTTGATGCGGGCCATTTTATCCTGTCCTTGCCGTTGATGCCGTCTACTTACGCGAGAGCGGGTGCTTTTTGAAGCGGAAAAAACATTCGAAAATCGTGTTGTCAGCAATGGGATAAAGGGGATGGAAGGCGGTTCACTTTTGCCTCGCTCCGTCGTAAACTGTCGCCATGCAGACGTGGATTCTCCATATCGATATGGACGCTTTTTTTGCTTCAGTGGAGCAGATGGACAACCCGGAGCTTCGCGGAAAGCCTGTTGCCGTGGGCGGTAGCTCGGATAGGGGCGTGGTCTCTGCCGCGAGCTACGAGGTGCGCAAGTTCGGCGTCCGTTCCGCCATGAGCGTGGTCAAGGCGCGCCAGTTGTGCCCGGACATCATTCTCGTTCCCGGGCGCATGAAGCGATACAAGGAGATTTCGGCCCTTGCCATGGGCGTGTTGCAGGAATTTTCGCCTACAGTGGAGAAGGCGAGTGTGGATGAAGCGTACCTCGACGGAACCGGGCTGGAGCGCCTTTTCGGTCCCATCGATGAGCTTGGCAGGCAGATCAAGGCGCGAATGAAGGAAGTGACCGGACTGACCTGCTCGGTCGGCGCGGCACCGGTCCGATTTCTTGCCAAGATTGCCTCGGACATGAACAAACCCGACGGCATGTTCATTATCCAGCCCCACGAGGTCGAACCCTTTTTGCACACCCTGCCGGTGAAGAAAATCCCGGGGGTCGGAAAGAAGCTGTTGCAGATACTGAATCGGTATCGGGTTATAACCTGTGGCGACATCCTCAAGCATGATCGCGCCTTCTGGCAGGAGCGGCTGGGAAAATACGGCGGGGCATTGCACGACCGGGCAAGGGGGATTGATCCCAACGGGGTGGTCACCACCTCGGCGGCCAAGAGCTGTAGTGCTGAAAACACGTTCAGCGAGGATACCGGCGACAGGGGGCAATTGACGAAGTGGCTGCTGGCCCAGTCCGAGCGGGTCGGGAGCGATCTGCGGCGACACGGATACAAAGGGCGAACCGTGACCCTCAAGGTCAAGTTCGCGGACTTCAAGCAAATCACCCGCTCCAAGACTTTGAGCGCCAGGACCGACAACACCACCGTCATATTCGAGACCGCGTGCGAATTGCTCGCTCAGGTCGAGTTGCGCAGGGCGGTTCGGCTCATCGGCGTGGGCGTGTCCAATTTCGAGGGCAAGGTGCGCCAGATCACACTATTCGAGGATGCGCCTGAAACCGTGGAGCAGACCAGCGAATTGGATCGGGCGGTTGATGCCGTCAGACAGCGGTTCGGTTCCGGAGCTGTCACCCGCATGGAATTATTGTCCATGAAAAAGCACAAGAAGTAAGCAGTGCTGCCGAAATGCGCCGCGTAAAGCTGCCTAATTCGCTTGCCAACCGGTATAAAGATTACTACATAGTAAAGAGCAGCGCGTTTTGATCAATCCTTTCACTGCTAACAAATCCATAGAGTATGATGAAATATAATAAATTGTTAGACGTTATGTACGTCCGTGTCTCCCTTATTGCCTTTATTGCGGCGTTTTCCGCTTTGATCCTTGCCGGTCCGGCCATGGCCGAAACCGATGAGGAAAAGGGGATGTTTGACGTCAAGCTGGCCAAAGATCCTGAGCCGCTTGCCGATGACATTGAGGCCAGCCTTGACCACCTTTTCGCCATGATTGAGGACCCGTCGATCCAGATCGACATGGCCAAGCTCGACCCCATGCTCGATTTCGTGGTCAACGGTACCGAAGACCCCAAGGATATCAAACCGGCCAAGCGCTTTTCCGGCAACGGCATCTGCCTGCGGGAAAGCATCAATGCCGACATGGATACCATCACCCGATACTTCTACAACCCGGATATTCCGAACTTCCTGCTGTGCCCTGCCGTATTGCGACTCTCGGGCTGGTATCCTGACAGCGAGTTCCTGCAGCGCAAAACACCCCTGTGGGAGGAGCTTGATTCCTTTGAAGCTCCCATTCAGACCCGCGGCAAGGAATTTGAAGCCTGCACCCCTGATTCTTTTGGTGAAGCGTACTTTCGTTATGATATCAACCGGTTGATCAATCTGGTGAAGTATCAGGGAAAGAACGTCATTATTTCCGTATCCCTGCAGGATGACGAGTCCGATGTCGGTCGCAAGGGCGCCATCATCAATGATCAGGAGTGGGATTACTTCTATTCCGGTATCGAGGGCCTGAATCGTGGACTGATCGGCTGGATGGACACGTTCATGTATAATTCGGCATCCGTACTGATTTACGTCGAGCACGATGCAGCCACCCGCAAGGGGTCCACCTTCCTGTTCAAGTGGCTGAAGGCCGGTTGGGCCGGGATGAACGTCGTCAAGCGCAAGCACATCTACGATGGTACTCTGCGTTATGTTCGCAGCATGTCCAAGGTGCTGGAAAGCCCGGATTTGACACCGGAGGAACTGGCAGCAGGTATGCGTGTGGTCGAGGAATTGACCGGCCCGCAGGTGGATGAATACATCGCCCAGTACGCCAAAAATTTTGAACTGCGCTTTCAGGACAACCCCAAGCTTTCCAGCAAGGAATACTCCAAGATCATCGCTGACGGCGGATATGCCGAAGTGTTGGACAAAGAAGAGCGAATATCCCTTCTGTATCTGGAAAAGCTCAAGGCCATGCTCGGCATGGAAACCCTGGTTGACCTCACGTCGTCGCCAGTGGCCGACGCGAAAAACTAATACGCCTCTAGCCAATGGCTGCAATGGACGTTACATTGACGGCGCACCGTGTATATGGTGCGCCGTCAATTTTTTAGCGAGGAGTGATCATGATCATCGAAGAAAGCGAAGCCAAATTCAAATTTTGCCCATTGCTCAAGACTGCCGACGATAAGATGAAGATGTGCCAGACCACCATGTGCATGATGTGGCGTTGGGCCGACGACGAAAAAGAGAAAGGGTACTGTGGACTGGCCGGTACGGCTGTACAGGGTGCCAAATAACAGACGCTTCTTCGCCTTCGGGTGATGTGTGGCGAGTCATGATATGGCAAAGAAATTTTCATTCAAACTCGACAAGGTGCTGGACTACCGGGCGCAGTTGGAAGATCAGGCCAAGGCCGCTCTTGCTGCTGCGCAGGCAGCCCATGATACCCAGCAAGCCAAGGTTCACGGGCTTCAGAGCCAGTTGGCGAAGCATATGGACAACGAAGAAAAGTCCCGAAAATCCACCAACGACATGTGGCTTTGGCGACAATTCAAGACCGCACTCGAACAGGATATCGAGCGGGAACGAATGGAATTGAGTCGGTTGGAACTCAATTTGCATCAACGCCGCCAGGAAGCGGTCGACCGCTCTCGGGACAAGAAGCTGCTGGAAAAGCTCAAACAAACCCAAGCCAAGAAGCATCATGAAGAACAAAGTGCGCGCGAAGAAAAAGAAAACGACGAGATGGCAACCATTCGGTTCCAATCTCAAGATTTCTAAGGTTCTGATCAGTCTCATATTTCTCGCTTTGATGAAGATCGCTGTTTTCGGCATGGTCAGTGTCGATTCCGTGACGCTCAAAGTTGTCGAAGCCGTCATGCCCGAAGCGCTGCCCAGTGTGGCTGTGGCCGCTGAAGGCGATCAGCAAGCCGATACGCCCATAGCTGACAAGGCAGATTCTCAGGCGAATCGTGCCAAGGAAGCCGAAGCACAGGCCGACAAGGCAGCAGAGGACGTGCGGACCGAAAAGGATTTGCCCCAGGAGTGGAAAGCTCTCAAACGCAAGGAAGAGGAGCTTGCCATCAAGGAGCGTACCCTGCGCGAGCTGGAGTCCACCATCAAGGCCGAGGCGGCCCGGGTAGAGAAGATGCATGCCGAGATGCGGCAGATGCTGGAAGAAGCCAAGGGCATCAAGGACAAGCGCGTCAAGCAGTTGGTTGACATGATCTCCAACACCAAGGCCAAGAAGGCTGCCGAGATTTTGCAGACCATGGAAACCGATCTGGCCGTCAAGGTTCTTTCCGGTATGCGTGGCCGTCAGGCTGGCGAGATTCTCTCCTTTGTCGAAGCAAAGAAGGCCGCCGAGCTGTCGGAAAAGCTCACCGAATTGCAGATTCCTTTCATGGACGATGGGCAGCAATAAGTTTGATATCAGTTGAGTATAGAAATGATGAAAGGCCACTCTGTTCGCAGGGTGGCTTTTTTTTGTGGGAAATCAGATTATGGGCGTTTCACGCCGATTTGTCGGGTGACTTTGCCTCCGGCGGGTAAGGACTCGCGCCCTTGCATCCCCTATAGCGCCTTCGGCGGAGGCTATTGCTTGTTGACTGACTGCAACTTGAAAAGAGATCACCCTCGCCAACGGCGACAGTTGGATTCCAAAGGGTATAGCCCTTTGGCCGCCGGAGGCGAAATCATCCATCAAATCCGCCGCAGGCGGTTTCCCATTTTGATTTGATGGCGTGGAAATCAGAATATGAATGGCGCTTTTGCGCCGATTTGTCAGGTGACTTCGCCTCCGGCGGGCAAGGACTTGCGCCCTTGCATCCCCTGTAGCGCCTTCGGCGGAGGCTATTGCTTGCTGATTGGCTGCAACCTGAAAAGAGACCACCCTTTGCCAACGGCGACAGCGGGTTTCCAAAGGGTATAGCCCTTTGGCTGCCGGAGGCGTAATCATCTATCAAATCCGCCACAGGCGGTTTCCTATTATATATCTACCGGATACGAAGACTACTTCTTCTTGTCCGGGCCGTAGGTACGCACAAACCATTGAATCTGGCGACAAACACCCATGAGCAGATTGAACTCGTTCCGTCTGAGATTGATTTTTGAGAAGAACCGCCGAACAGGTAACATCCAATAGTCGGGGTTGTCGTCCTTGAGAAAATCGATGGCCAGCAAACTTTCCTGCAGATTGGAGAAAAGAGCTTCCTGCTCCTGAACGGTGGTGGGGCGCTCCTGAGGCGGTCCGTCAGCCTCAAAAGGCTTGTCCAGAGACTTCTTGAAACACTCGTACAAAACAACGACCACAGCCTGGGCAAGGTTCAGGGATGTGCCTTCGCGGCTGGTCGGGATGGTCATCAGACCGGAACAGAGACTGGTCTCCTCATTGGTCAATCCTTTGTCTTCCGGGCCGAAAACAATGGCGACCTTGCCGCCGGACCGCAGCCGGTCATTGACGACATCCGAGAGGGTGGACGGGGTCATGATGCCTTTTCGCCATCCGCCGGTACGTGCGGTGGTGCCGTAGACCGAGGTGAATCCTTCGAGTGCTTCCGGGAGGGTCTCGACGATGGTCGCATTTTCGAGAACGTGCTTGGCGTGGGCCGTTGCCAGCGGGCGGGCCTTGTCCATATCGAAATTGTACGGATCGACCAGAATGAGGTTGGTGACTCCCATGTTCAGACAGGCACGGGCGGCACTTCCTACATTCTCCGGGAACTTGGGCCGGAACAGGACCACGGCGAGATTCTCAAGCATATTTCCTCCGGGTAACGGATCGGGTGAAAAAAACGGAACGACGCCATGTATCCCCAAGACGTCGAGATGTCAAAAGGAGACACTACTGTCGGATCTTTGTTGGACTGAGCTTTTCCAGGTCTTTCATGCAGTCATGCATTATGTGATCGTAACGCCCGCTTTCCTTGAGTTTGAGTAGCCCTGTGTTGAATTGTTCGATGAGCGTTTGTGCGTTGGGAACGTTCTTGGAAATAAGCAGGTAAATTGGGCCGCTTCGTAATGGTTGGGGATGGTAGGTGATCGTCTTTGCGCTGGGGAGTCCGATTTGCGTGTTAAGAATGAAGCATCCCACACTCTTGGAGCAGGGAAAAACATCAATCCGACCGGAAATGAGCTTGCGAAGATTGACCTCGTCCGAAGGGGCCAGTTCGAGTTTTCCGGCGTGCTGCCTGGTGATTGCCCTCAACTGGTCGATATAGGTGTACCCCAGCGTGGCCCCGATTTTCAAATGACCAACATCCTCAATGCGTGCCCAGTCGAATGGACGGGATTTATTGTAAAAGAAGACCGTATCCACTGTGAATAGCGGTTTGCTGAACAGGAAGTATCGCTGTCGTTTTTTGGTTTTGCGCCAACCGACCGAGCCATGATGGTCATCATGCGCTGCGAGGTCCAGTGCGCGCTTCCATGGTGCATAGTCGTATTCGACAAGTATATCGCTTTGGGCAAAGGCCTCTGTGATCATACGGCTTCCAACACCTCCATGAAGTAGGTGTTCAGAAAAAAGCGGAGGCCATTCTCCATTGGTCAGCACCAGAGTTTGGGCAGAAACAGGGGTGGCCGCCATGAGTGTGATGAATGCGGCCAGAGCAATAAGGTTCAAGCGTGCTTTTTTACTTCTGAAGACGTTCTCCGCCAATGGTGCCGCTCTACGACATCCTAAAAGTTCCTGGAATCTAAGGGGTATTACTATATGGGTGTGAATTCTTCAAGAAAGATAATCATCAATAGACGCGAACCGATGAATAAATGATCAATAATCCCGACATAAAAAGCTCGACTGACCCGTCAGTCAAAAAAAGGGTAATGATAACAAAACGCTAATAAAATCAGGCGTTGACGATAGCAAAATTGGAAATATGCGTTGCGGCAATAGTGAAAATATGCCATAAGTTCAGACAGAATGGAGAAATCTCCTTCGAGGTGTTTTTATCGGGTAATTAACGTTCCCGGTAATTTAGTTGCGGTCCATATTAACCTTTTTGCGGTCCTTTAGGAGGAAACATGAAACGGATTCTCATCCTGGTCTTGGCGCTTGCCGTTGTTCTCGGCATGGC from Pseudodesulfovibrio profundus encodes the following:
- a CDS encoding substrate-binding periplasmic protein, with the protein product MAATPVSAQTLVLTNGEWPPLFSEHLLHGGVGSRMITEAFAQSDILVEYDYAPWKRALDLAAHDDHHGSVGWRKTKKRQRYFLFSKPLFTVDTVFFYNKSRPFDWARIEDVGHLKIGATLGYTYIDQLRAITRQHAGKLELAPSDEVNLRKLISGRIDVFPCSKSVGCFILNTQIGLPSAKTITYHPQPLRSGPIYLLISKNVPNAQTLIEQFNTGLLKLKESGRYDHIMHDCMKDLEKLSPTKIRQ
- the fliJ gene encoding flagellar export protein FliJ, translating into MAKKFSFKLDKVLDYRAQLEDQAKAALAAAQAAHDTQQAKVHGLQSQLAKHMDNEEKSRKSTNDMWLWRQFKTALEQDIERERMELSRLELNLHQRRQEAVDRSRDKKLLEKLKQTQAKKHHEEQSAREEKENDEMATIRFQSQDF
- a CDS encoding MotE family protein gives rise to the protein MKIAVFGMVSVDSVTLKVVEAVMPEALPSVAVAAEGDQQADTPIADKADSQANRAKEAEAQADKAAEDVRTEKDLPQEWKALKRKEEELAIKERTLRELESTIKAEAARVEKMHAEMRQMLEEAKGIKDKRVKQLVDMISNTKAKKAAEILQTMETDLAVKVLSGMRGRQAGEILSFVEAKKAAELSEKLTELQIPFMDDGQQ
- the dinB gene encoding DNA polymerase IV — encoded protein: MQTWILHIDMDAFFASVEQMDNPELRGKPVAVGGSSDRGVVSAASYEVRKFGVRSAMSVVKARQLCPDIILVPGRMKRYKEISALAMGVLQEFSPTVEKASVDEAYLDGTGLERLFGPIDELGRQIKARMKEVTGLTCSVGAAPVRFLAKIASDMNKPDGMFIIQPHEVEPFLHTLPVKKIPGVGKKLLQILNRYRVITCGDILKHDRAFWQERLGKYGGALHDRARGIDPNGVVTTSAAKSCSAENTFSEDTGDRGQLTKWLLAQSERVGSDLRRHGYKGRTVTLKVKFADFKQITRSKTLSARTDNTTVIFETACELLAQVELRRAVRLIGVGVSNFEGKVRQITLFEDAPETVEQTSELDRAVDAVRQRFGSGAVTRMELLSMKKHKK
- the truA gene encoding tRNA pseudouridine(38-40) synthase TruA, which translates into the protein MARIKLTVAYDGTDFSGWQLQPRQRTVQGVVEKAIMKITHAPARVHGSGRTDSGVHAMGQVAHFNCDDHWCSIPWQRALNGHMPKDVRILHSEVVDDDFHARYSARGKVYEYTLWHHSAFCLPQRRRFVWNCGDVDFETMESAAAILLGTHDFAAFQNVGTVVKTTTRTITSISRRPGITEHETIWRFEANGFLKQMVRIIMSCLVACGRGKLSVEELQLILESADRSKAPATAPPQGLSLISVHYP
- a CDS encoding RNA methyltransferase — translated: MLENLAVVLFRPKFPENVGSAARACLNMGVTNLILVDPYNFDMDKARPLATAHAKHVLENATIVETLPEALEGFTSVYGTTARTGGWRKGIMTPSTLSDVVNDRLRSGGKVAIVFGPEDKGLTNEETSLCSGLMTIPTSREGTSLNLAQAVVVVLYECFKKSLDKPFEADGPPQERPTTVQEQEALFSNLQESLLAIDFLKDDNPDYWMLPVRRFFSKINLRRNEFNLLMGVCRQIQWFVRTYGPDKKK